In Chryseobacterium camelliae, one DNA window encodes the following:
- a CDS encoding DUF308 domain-containing protein: MMFNWLSLVTGIFYIVLGIVVMVYKFFFTILEPTIAYPLGGLLIIYGIFRIIRAVTRIKKSKDEE; the protein is encoded by the coding sequence ATGATGTTCAACTGGTTGTCCCTGGTAACAGGAATATTTTATATCGTCCTCGGAATTGTAGTCATGGTCTACAAATTCTTCTTCACTATCTTGGAGCCTACAATTGCCTATCCTTTGGGAGGACTGCTGATTATTTACGGGATTTTCAGAATTATCCGGGCTGTTACAAGAATCAAGAAATCTAAAGATGAAGAATAG
- a CDS encoding energy transducer TonB: MADENVYNSNLTLDEIVFENRNKEYGAYDLRSQYPKLLTKSFIIGTALFLVAALSPFIYLTIQRLNAPEKQEVKADLVEVLQEDKIIEQPKEEEPPPPPPPKEEEKIEIIQNVVPEPVKAPKIETPPPPISKQLETTTGLVNQEGVKAPAYTPPPPPPSTGTRTSTAEVKPQVSDTQVYTEVEQTAEFPGGINSFRSKVASNFDGSAMNGDEGTVKAEVTFVVERDGSITDVKASGGNSDFNAEAVRTIKSIKNKWTPAKINGQAVRYRFRLPLTMNFEG; encoded by the coding sequence ATGGCAGATGAAAATGTATACAATTCCAATCTTACTTTAGATGAAATTGTATTTGAAAATAGAAACAAGGAGTATGGTGCGTATGATCTGAGAAGTCAGTATCCTAAACTTCTGACAAAATCTTTTATCATCGGGACTGCGTTATTTCTCGTTGCGGCTTTATCTCCTTTTATTTATCTTACCATTCAAAGGCTTAATGCCCCTGAAAAGCAGGAAGTTAAGGCGGATCTTGTAGAGGTCCTTCAGGAAGATAAAATTATAGAGCAGCCAAAAGAAGAAGAACCACCACCACCACCGCCTCCAAAGGAAGAGGAGAAAATTGAAATTATCCAGAACGTGGTTCCTGAGCCGGTAAAGGCTCCTAAAATTGAGACACCACCACCGCCAATTTCCAAGCAGTTGGAAACTACAACGGGTCTGGTAAATCAGGAAGGGGTGAAGGCTCCTGCTTATACGCCACCACCACCACCGCCATCTACAGGAACAAGAACTTCCACTGCGGAAGTTAAGCCTCAGGTAAGCGATACTCAGGTATATACGGAGGTAGAGCAGACAGCTGAGTTCCCTGGAGGAATCAATTCCTTCAGAAGTAAAGTGGCCAGCAACTTTGACGGTTCAGCCATGAACGGTGATGAAGGTACAGTAAAAGCTGAAGTAACTTTCGTAGTAGAAAGAGACGGAAGTATTACTGATGTTAAAGCTTCAGGAGGAAATTCAGACTTTAACGCTGAAGCGGTAAGAACAATCAAATCTATCAAAAACAAATGGACTCCGGCTAAGATCAACGGCCAGGCTGTACGTTATAGATTCAGATTACCGTTAACAATGAATTTTGAAGGATAA
- the ligD gene encoding DNA ligase D, whose translation MALKDYHNKRKFDETSEPEGSVKKSENQLIFVIQRHAASRLHYDFRLEMDGVLKSWAVPKGPSLDPKDKRLAMMVEDHPYDYKDFEGNIPEGNYGAGQVEVWDTGTYEPLDNTSKLSDEKELLKELKAGSLKFILHGKKLKGEFALVKMKNSEGNAWLLIKHKDQYAEIGYDAEEHTSSKSLVTEFLEEKKSPKNSIAHPKAFHDPSGLSGEKKLSDFIHPMLAKLHDEPFDHKDWIFEIKWDGYRAVADLSKDEPQFYSRNGISFLSKFEKVARDFSRQEHAMILDGEIVAYDAQGRPNFQLLQQIGDNPDLALVYQVFDLLWLNGHSTEKLPLIQRKELLKEALKETDVIRYCDHVQEKGISFFKEMQKLKLEGMIAKKSDSVYVENHRTTDWLKVKFSNTDETIICGFTEPKGSRKGFGALILGKYRDDELIYCGHTGTGFNQETLLELRDRLEKMAIKKSPFENTPKTNSPVTWIKPELVCEIKYSEITNDGIFRHPVFVTIREDKEPEEIKVTAPSITKKPADMKPKTSSTKKTDNETEITLNRHKVKLTNQDKIYFPEDDISKGEIVDYYQSVAEYILPHLKNRPLSLNRFPNGIEKQGFYQKDASDNIPDWIKTTEVFSDSTDKYIDYIICNDKATLAYLNNLGCIDMNPWNSSLPDLEHPDYLVLDLDPSKKNTFDDVIETTLQVHEVLNAVKVEGYCKTSGSTGIHIYIPMGGKYDFDQVKDFAHILMKQVNEKLPKLTTLERSLQKRSSNKIYLDYLQNRQGQTLASVYSIRPKEGASVSMPLEWNELKPGLMPTDFTIHNALERIKKKGDLFKPVLGKGIDMMAALEMLA comes from the coding sequence ATGGCTCTTAAAGATTATCATAACAAGCGAAAATTCGATGAAACGAGTGAACCGGAAGGTTCTGTGAAGAAAAGCGAAAATCAATTGATTTTTGTAATCCAGCGCCATGCTGCTTCACGCCTGCATTATGATTTCAGGCTGGAAATGGACGGCGTACTCAAAAGCTGGGCGGTTCCTAAAGGTCCTTCGCTGGATCCCAAAGATAAACGGCTCGCAATGATGGTTGAAGACCATCCGTATGATTATAAAGATTTTGAGGGCAATATCCCGGAAGGAAATTATGGAGCCGGACAGGTAGAAGTATGGGACACCGGGACTTATGAACCGCTGGATAATACCAGTAAATTATCTGATGAAAAGGAACTGTTGAAAGAACTTAAAGCAGGATCCCTAAAATTCATCCTTCACGGAAAGAAACTGAAGGGGGAATTTGCACTTGTTAAAATGAAAAACTCAGAAGGCAATGCATGGCTTCTGATCAAGCACAAAGACCAATATGCCGAAATCGGCTATGATGCAGAGGAGCATACTTCGTCAAAATCGCTCGTTACTGAATTCCTTGAGGAAAAAAAAAGCCCAAAAAACAGCATAGCACATCCTAAAGCCTTTCATGATCCCAGCGGATTAAGCGGAGAAAAAAAGCTTTCTGATTTTATCCATCCCATGCTGGCAAAGCTTCATGACGAACCCTTTGACCATAAAGACTGGATTTTTGAAATCAAATGGGACGGGTACAGGGCTGTTGCCGATCTCAGCAAAGATGAACCTCAGTTTTACTCCCGCAACGGGATTTCATTCCTGTCCAAATTTGAAAAGGTAGCCAGGGATTTCAGCCGGCAGGAACATGCAATGATCCTGGACGGTGAAATCGTGGCTTACGATGCCCAGGGACGGCCAAATTTCCAGCTATTGCAGCAGATTGGGGATAATCCTGATCTTGCACTGGTTTATCAGGTTTTCGACCTCTTATGGCTGAACGGGCATTCTACAGAAAAACTTCCCCTGATCCAGCGGAAAGAACTGCTGAAAGAAGCATTAAAAGAAACTGATGTCATCCGCTACTGTGACCATGTGCAAGAAAAAGGCATCAGCTTTTTTAAAGAAATGCAGAAATTAAAGCTGGAAGGGATGATCGCTAAAAAGTCCGATAGCGTTTATGTGGAAAACCACCGGACTACAGACTGGCTTAAAGTAAAGTTTTCCAATACGGATGAGACTATTATCTGCGGATTTACCGAACCTAAAGGATCCAGAAAGGGTTTTGGAGCATTGATCCTGGGAAAATATAGAGATGATGAACTCATTTACTGTGGCCATACCGGCACTGGCTTCAACCAAGAAACATTGCTGGAACTGCGCGACAGGCTGGAAAAAATGGCCATTAAGAAATCGCCGTTTGAAAATACTCCTAAAACCAATTCACCGGTCACCTGGATAAAACCGGAGCTGGTCTGTGAAATTAAGTATTCAGAAATTACCAATGATGGTATTTTCCGTCATCCGGTTTTTGTAACAATCCGTGAGGATAAAGAACCGGAAGAAATCAAAGTAACTGCCCCATCCATCACCAAAAAACCTGCTGATATGAAACCTAAAACCTCCTCTACGAAGAAGACTGATAATGAAACTGAAATCACACTGAACCGCCATAAAGTGAAACTGACGAACCAGGACAAGATCTACTTTCCTGAAGACGACATCAGCAAGGGTGAAATAGTTGATTATTACCAATCTGTTGCCGAATACATCCTGCCGCACCTGAAAAACCGTCCGCTGTCGCTCAACCGTTTTCCAAACGGCATTGAAAAGCAGGGTTTCTATCAGAAGGACGCAAGTGATAATATTCCGGACTGGATCAAAACAACTGAAGTGTTTTCCGATTCTACGGACAAATATATCGATTACATCATCTGTAATGATAAAGCCACCCTCGCCTACCTGAATAATTTAGGCTGTATCGATATGAACCCATGGAACAGCTCCCTCCCCGACCTGGAGCATCCTGATTACCTGGTACTGGATCTTGATCCATCAAAGAAGAATACATTTGATGATGTCATTGAAACCACATTGCAGGTCCATGAAGTATTGAATGCCGTCAAAGTAGAAGGTTACTGCAAAACTTCAGGCAGCACCGGCATTCACATCTATATTCCGATGGGAGGCAAATATGATTTCGACCAAGTAAAAGATTTTGCCCATATTTTAATGAAGCAGGTGAACGAAAAACTTCCAAAACTGACGACCCTTGAAAGAAGCCTGCAAAAACGCAGCAGCAATAAAATCTACCTGGATTACCTTCAGAACAGGCAAGGACAGACGCTCGCTAGTGTCTATAGCATTAGGCCGAAAGAAGGGGCCTCCGTCTCCATGCCGCTGGAATGGAATGAACTGAAACCCGGATTGATGCCTACAGATTTTACCATTCATAATGCCCTGGAGAGAATCAAGAAAAAAGGAGATTTGTTTAAACCTGTTTTAGGAAAAGGGATTGATATGATGGCAGCACTTGAAATGTTGGCATAA
- a CDS encoding ABC transporter ATP-binding protein codes for MKALKTLNPYFWKHKLLLFWGLLFIIASNFFNIYKVQFVGKSVDELTKSGNLGFNRQVLIYVAIIVGCSLLTGFFTFMMRQTIIVASRRIEYELKNKIYRHYQELSLTDYKQTTIGDLMNRLSEDVVAVRMYLGPGVMYVVNLVILLVITSIYMLKTDVSMTVWTLLPLPVLSYIIFKVSSIINKKSKIMQKSQSAISTFVQDSFSGIRVVKFFAREKYIEKNYGIKVTDYQNKALDLAKTEAYFFTIILFVIGLLNVVIIFIGGQKYISGHLSVGKIADFFMYINILIWPFSMVGWVTSVNQRAEASMQRINEFMDKKTEIVNTNFDEYTIKGDIEFRNVSYIYPNTGIKALDNLSFKVKAGESLAIMGKTGSGKSTIALLLCRLIDPSSGEILVDGKNLKEHNLDNYRRFIGYIPQESYLFSDSIENNIGFAIDHPSHERVVEYAKIADVHKNIIDFKEQYKTMVGERGVMLSGGQKQRICIARALIKNPNIIIFDDSLSALDTETEHNILENIEAKIQNATSIIITHRESSAQKAHQIINLTEINNSVTS; via the coding sequence ATGAAAGCACTAAAAACCTTAAATCCCTATTTCTGGAAACATAAATTATTATTGTTTTGGGGGTTGTTGTTCATCATCGCCAGTAATTTTTTCAATATTTATAAAGTTCAGTTCGTCGGAAAATCTGTGGATGAACTTACCAAAAGCGGGAATCTGGGCTTTAACCGGCAAGTACTCATCTATGTAGCGATTATTGTAGGATGTTCGCTTCTTACAGGTTTTTTCACCTTTATGATGCGGCAGACCATCATTGTGGCCTCAAGAAGGATTGAGTACGAGCTTAAGAATAAGATTTACCGGCATTACCAGGAGCTGTCTCTGACAGATTATAAGCAGACTACTATTGGTGACCTCATGAACCGCTTGAGTGAAGATGTCGTTGCTGTAAGAATGTATCTCGGGCCGGGTGTAATGTATGTGGTTAACCTCGTTATCCTGCTGGTTATTACGAGCATTTATATGCTGAAGACGGATGTATCGATGACGGTCTGGACCTTACTTCCTCTTCCTGTCCTATCCTATATCATATTTAAAGTGAGTTCGATCATCAATAAGAAATCCAAGATCATGCAGAAAAGCCAGTCGGCTATTTCTACTTTTGTACAGGACAGTTTTTCAGGCATCCGGGTCGTTAAATTTTTTGCCCGCGAAAAATATATTGAAAAGAACTATGGGATAAAGGTAACCGATTATCAGAACAAAGCCCTGGATCTTGCTAAAACTGAAGCGTATTTCTTTACAATCATCCTTTTCGTTATTGGTCTGCTGAATGTGGTCATCATCTTCATCGGAGGGCAGAAATACATCAGCGGACATCTCAGCGTAGGTAAAATTGCAGATTTCTTTATGTATATCAATATCCTGATCTGGCCGTTCTCTATGGTAGGATGGGTAACTTCTGTAAACCAGAGGGCCGAAGCTTCCATGCAAAGGATCAATGAATTTATGGATAAGAAAACTGAAATTGTCAACACCAATTTTGACGAGTATACGATTAAAGGAGATATCGAATTCAGAAATGTATCCTATATTTATCCGAATACCGGTATAAAAGCACTTGATAATCTCAGTTTCAAGGTAAAAGCCGGGGAATCCCTGGCCATTATGGGTAAAACCGGAAGCGGTAAATCTACAATTGCCCTGTTATTATGCCGCCTTATCGACCCTAGTTCGGGTGAAATACTCGTTGACGGGAAAAACCTTAAAGAGCACAACCTGGATAACTACAGGAGATTCATCGGATATATTCCCCAGGAAAGCTACCTGTTCTCAGATTCGATAGAAAACAATATCGGATTTGCCATTGACCATCCTTCCCATGAACGCGTTGTGGAATATGCTAAAATCGCCGACGTCCATAAGAATATTATTGATTTCAAAGAACAATATAAAACCATGGTAGGCGAACGTGGCGTCATGCTTTCCGGCGGACAGAAACAGAGGATATGTATTGCCAGGGCCCTGATCAAGAACCCGAATATTATTATATTTGACGATTCCCTATCTGCACTGGATACGGAAACTGAACATAATATCCTTGAAAATATCGAAGCCAAAATACAGAATGCCACTTCCATAATTATCACACATAGAGAGTCTAGCGCACAGAAAGCTCACCAGATTATTAATCTCACGGAAATTAACAATTCTGTAACATCGTAG
- a CDS encoding tetratricopeptide repeat protein — translation MKDIMNMSMNVKKIALGAAVVFFTGFASAQTLQDGIISIDSDKFAQAKTNFTDMVAKAPTAENYFYLGNTYLRQSEPDYAKATESFNKGLAADSKSYLNKIGLAAVKLGKGDKAAVAEIQKIVADSREKDAEVLFRAAEALTLFDKNNSPDLAIQYLNKAIERAKKDVPAYYYYTLGDAYRLKRVPGDAMTAYDKALPLAKNKASVYTRIGTLWMAAQQWQQAKTSIEKAIATDPTYAPAYKAMAAYDIRYQQNAKATQDLINYTKYADEDPYTQLEIAKLYFTNEDYTNSKAILDKIFDKIDDPIKFKLRAYQLYAEGKYAEAKQNMDNFVSKAEKSRIQPADQGLQGLIAAGLAKTETDAAKKTALTTEAQQKIAIAKAAKDETMKWDMELAKISGGVASQADVDAGPTNPTIEGLKQKVAANAQDTDSLFKLATAYQDAKNWNGAIQTWQKMNALLPDWAPGYYSLGYSYQQAGNNDAAKAAYEKFISTVKPADVEANKQTLAYAYFAVAYMNKDSDLAKAKDYVAKSVQLDPNYQDAVKLNAEINK, via the coding sequence ATGAAAGATATAATGAATATGAGTATGAATGTAAAGAAGATTGCTTTAGGAGCAGCAGTGGTATTTTTTACCGGTTTTGCTTCTGCGCAAACATTACAGGACGGTATCATCAGTATTGATAGTGACAAGTTTGCCCAGGCAAAAACTAACTTTACTGATATGGTTGCAAAGGCACCAACAGCCGAGAATTATTTCTATCTTGGGAATACGTATCTGAGACAGTCTGAGCCGGATTATGCCAAAGCAACCGAAAGTTTCAACAAAGGTCTTGCCGCAGACAGCAAAAGCTACCTGAATAAAATAGGATTGGCTGCTGTAAAACTGGGTAAAGGCGATAAAGCAGCTGTTGCAGAAATACAGAAAATTGTTGCCGATTCCAGGGAGAAAGATGCGGAAGTGCTGTTCAGAGCTGCTGAAGCGTTAACACTTTTCGATAAAAATAACTCTCCTGACCTGGCTATCCAGTATCTGAATAAGGCAATTGAAAGAGCTAAGAAAGATGTTCCAGCGTACTATTATTATACGTTGGGTGATGCCTACCGTTTAAAAAGAGTTCCGGGAGATGCGATGACTGCCTACGATAAGGCTTTGCCTTTGGCAAAAAACAAAGCTTCCGTTTACACCAGAATTGGTACATTATGGATGGCTGCACAGCAATGGCAGCAGGCTAAGACCAGCATAGAAAAAGCTATTGCAACCGATCCTACTTATGCTCCGGCATATAAAGCTATGGCAGCCTATGATATCAGATACCAGCAAAATGCGAAAGCAACACAGGATCTGATTAACTATACAAAATATGCTGACGAAGATCCTTATACACAGCTGGAGATCGCTAAGCTTTATTTTACGAATGAGGATTACACAAATTCTAAGGCTATCTTAGATAAGATTTTTGATAAGATTGATGATCCTATCAAATTTAAGCTAAGAGCTTATCAGCTTTATGCGGAAGGTAAGTATGCAGAAGCTAAGCAAAACATGGATAATTTCGTATCCAAGGCTGAAAAGTCAAGGATCCAGCCGGCTGATCAGGGTCTTCAGGGTCTTATTGCAGCAGGATTGGCCAAGACCGAAACTGATGCAGCTAAAAAGACAGCTTTAACGACAGAAGCACAGCAGAAAATTGCGATTGCCAAAGCCGCTAAAGACGAGACTATGAAATGGGATATGGAGCTTGCAAAAATTTCAGGAGGGGTAGCTTCCCAGGCTGATGTTGATGCAGGGCCTACCAATCCTACTATCGAAGGATTGAAGCAGAAGGTTGCTGCTAATGCTCAGGATACGGATTCACTGTTTAAACTGGCAACTGCATATCAGGATGCTAAAAACTGGAACGGAGCTATCCAGACATGGCAGAAAATGAATGCTCTTCTTCCTGATTGGGCTCCTGGCTACTATAGCTTAGGATATTCTTATCAGCAGGCAGGTAATAATGATGCAGCTAAAGCAGCATACGAGAAATTCATAAGTACTGTTAAGCCGGCAGATGTAGAAGCCAATAAACAGACATTAGCCTATGCCTATTTCGCTGTAGCATATATGAACAAAGATTCAGATCTTGCTAAAGCGAAAGATTATGTAGCAAAATCAGTACAGTTGGATCCTAACTATCAGGATGCAGTTAAACTTAATGCTGAAATTAATAAATAA
- a CDS encoding PstS family phosphate ABC transporter substrate-binding protein: MKNSFKALSLLLCSFVLLNCKKEEKSPSYYKGEMTILTDESFKSVTEALADGYMISYPDAKIKVVTKKEDLGFIDLLNDKARVAVMSRDLSPEEIKTYEEHVELKFLPAKFAADAVIFIVPKESAKESISMDEIKKGMMSEAKPFIFDGANSSNLNFVAQKLKKQPKDLQFSVIPGNRNIIEELNKYPDKIGVIGLNTFSRPYDKLSEELRDKVKILPVQSGKTSYLPDSEGLRKMKYPFTRVLYFLTNEGNFNIANGFIRYSCTQLGQMIVQKEGLQPYNLYRREVQMR; the protein is encoded by the coding sequence ATGAAGAATAGTTTTAAAGCCCTGTCATTATTGCTGTGCAGCTTCGTATTGCTGAACTGTAAGAAAGAAGAAAAATCACCCTCTTATTATAAAGGAGAAATGACGATCCTTACGGATGAGTCTTTTAAGAGTGTAACTGAGGCCCTGGCAGATGGCTATATGATCAGTTACCCCGATGCCAAGATCAAAGTGGTTACCAAAAAGGAAGATCTCGGTTTTATCGACCTGCTGAATGATAAAGCGAGGGTTGCGGTGATGTCCAGAGATCTCAGCCCGGAAGAAATCAAAACCTATGAAGAACATGTGGAGCTGAAGTTCCTGCCAGCAAAATTTGCAGCCGACGCTGTGATTTTCATCGTTCCAAAAGAATCTGCGAAAGAAAGTATTTCTATGGATGAGATTAAAAAAGGAATGATGTCCGAAGCCAAACCGTTCATTTTTGACGGAGCTAATTCCAGTAACCTTAATTTTGTCGCTCAGAAACTGAAAAAACAGCCGAAAGACCTTCAGTTTTCTGTTATACCGGGTAATCGGAATATCATCGAGGAACTGAACAAATATCCTGATAAAATCGGGGTCATAGGGCTCAATACATTCAGCCGTCCTTATGATAAATTGTCCGAAGAGCTTAGGGATAAAGTGAAAATACTTCCGGTGCAAAGCGGTAAGACGTCATATCTGCCCGACTCTGAAGGACTCCGGAAAATGAAATATCCTTTCACCAGAGTATTGTATTTCCTCACCAATGAAGGTAATTTCAATATCGCCAACGGATTCATCAGGTACTCCTGTACACAACTTGGACAGATGATTGTGCAGAAGGAGGGTCTTCAGCCTTATAACCTCTACAGGAGAGAGGTGCAGATGCGTTAA
- the yajC gene encoding preprotein translocase subunit YajC, translating into MNTLSIFLQAPAAGGSSPMMLIMMGVMFVGFYFLMIRPQMRKQKQEKNFQESLKVGARVVLTSGLHGRIAQVQDDGFVIETLSGKLKFEKAAVSREFTEARFGDKAKAAEKTAEKKEIEADKK; encoded by the coding sequence ATGAACACACTATCCATATTTTTACAGGCACCTGCCGCAGGAGGAAGCTCGCCAATGATGCTGATCATGATGGGGGTAATGTTTGTCGGGTTTTATTTCCTGATGATCAGGCCTCAGATGAGAAAGCAGAAACAGGAGAAAAACTTCCAGGAAAGCCTTAAAGTAGGCGCCAGAGTAGTGCTTACTTCAGGCCTGCACGGGAGGATTGCCCAGGTTCAGGATGATGGTTTCGTGATTGAAACCTTATCCGGGAAGCTGAAATTCGAGAAAGCTGCAGTTTCCAGGGAGTTTACGGAAGCCCGTTTCGGAGATAAAGCGAAAGCTGCTGAAAAAACAGCAGAGAAAAAAGAAATTGAAGCGGATAAGAAGTAA
- a CDS encoding SDR family NAD(P)-dependent oxidoreductase → MEQNKAKNVLILGANSDVAKQCMKQYVQKGFSVMAASRDTGSLEHFVQENKLHSKVTVLSFDAVDFAAHQNFYAALPAKPHIVVYAAGFLVDNASALEDFEGAQQMMMVNYMGAVSILNIVAMDKENKNLERIIGLSSLSGVRGRKSNFVYGSTKAAFTTYLAGLRQELASRNITVNALVIGYIRTKINAGLQLNESLIMEPDYVARYIVNAGNSFTIVPNFKWKIIYLILKILPESLVAKLP, encoded by the coding sequence ATGGAGCAAAATAAAGCCAAAAACGTTCTCATTCTGGGTGCCAATTCAGATGTTGCCAAACAATGCATGAAGCAATATGTTCAGAAGGGATTTTCTGTTATGGCTGCTTCCAGAGACACCGGTTCTTTGGAACATTTCGTCCAGGAGAATAAGCTGCATTCAAAAGTTACAGTACTTAGTTTCGATGCAGTGGATTTTGCTGCCCATCAGAATTTCTATGCCGCACTTCCTGCTAAACCTCATATTGTAGTGTATGCAGCCGGATTCCTGGTGGATAATGCATCTGCTTTAGAGGATTTTGAAGGAGCTCAGCAGATGATGATGGTCAATTATATGGGGGCAGTATCCATCCTGAATATCGTTGCAATGGATAAGGAAAACAAAAATCTGGAGCGGATCATAGGTTTATCTTCGCTTTCGGGTGTCCGGGGAAGAAAAAGCAATTTTGTCTATGGAAGTACCAAAGCGGCTTTTACCACTTATCTGGCCGGATTGCGGCAGGAGCTTGCTTCCCGGAATATTACGGTCAACGCTTTGGTGATTGGATATATCAGGACCAAAATCAATGCAGGTTTACAGCTGAACGAATCGCTGATCATGGAACCGGATTATGTCGCAAGATATATTGTGAATGCCGGAAACTCTTTTACGATTGTCCCTAATTTTAAATGGAAGATTATTTATTTGATCCTGAAAATATTACCGGAAAGTCTGGTGGCGAAACTACCTTAA
- a CDS encoding DUF3276 family protein: MSEYKERHENEIFTKVLKAGRRTYFFDVRETKAGDYYLTITESKKNFGDNGEATFEKHKIYLYKEDFKSFQEMFNESTDFIINEKGEDVISEKHDKDFKSRSYTIDSDEEV; the protein is encoded by the coding sequence ATGAGTGAATACAAGGAACGCCACGAAAATGAAATTTTCACGAAGGTGTTAAAAGCAGGAAGAAGAACGTATTTCTTTGATGTGCGCGAGACGAAAGCGGGAGATTATTATCTTACGATTACCGAAAGTAAAAAGAACTTCGGAGACAATGGAGAAGCTACATTTGAAAAACACAAGATTTATCTTTATAAAGAGGATTTTAAAAGTTTCCAGGAAATGTTTAATGAGTCCACAGATTTCATCATTAACGAAAAAGGAGAAGATGTTATTTCAGAAAAGCATGATAAAGACTTTAAAAGCAGATCTTACACGATAGATTCTGACGAAGAAGTTTAA
- a CDS encoding transcription antitermination protein NusB — protein sequence MLGRRQIREKVVESVYSYYQNPIKFDVLEKNMFSSIEKIYYLYIYQLNFLVSLKELAENQIEIGKNKFLKTDSDINPNQKFINNQILIKLEENPERLFFTGQHKQLKWDLHDDLLVKTFQRITAGKRYQDFMKEEGYSFEADQKFIGKLFLRYIAENDDFHDYIEDKELSWSDDIHISNSMVQKTIGFMREDEESRTLIKMIKDEDDKTFAAKLLRDTLNNWENNEKKLSERLENWDLERVALMDKVILSTAISELDNFPFTPSRVIINEYIEIAKVFATERSNIFINGILDKYCKDKNRI from the coding sequence ATGTTAGGAAGACGACAAATCCGTGAAAAAGTGGTAGAGAGTGTGTACTCTTACTACCAGAATCCTATTAAGTTTGATGTATTAGAGAAAAACATGTTCTCCAGTATAGAGAAAATCTATTACCTGTACATCTATCAGCTCAATTTTCTGGTTTCTTTAAAAGAACTGGCTGAGAATCAGATTGAGATCGGTAAGAATAAATTTCTTAAAACCGACTCTGATATCAACCCGAACCAGAAATTCATCAACAATCAGATTCTGATCAAGCTGGAGGAAAACCCTGAACGTCTGTTTTTCACAGGCCAGCACAAGCAGCTGAAATGGGACCTTCATGATGACCTTCTGGTAAAAACATTCCAGAGAATTACTGCAGGAAAAAGGTATCAGGATTTCATGAAAGAAGAAGGATATTCCTTTGAAGCTGACCAGAAGTTTATCGGGAAGCTTTTTCTGCGGTATATCGCCGAAAATGATGATTTTCATGATTATATAGAAGATAAGGAACTTTCATGGTCGGACGATATCCACATTTCTAATTCCATGGTTCAGAAAACCATAGGTTTTATGAGGGAGGATGAAGAGAGCAGGACCCTTATCAAAATGATCAAAGATGAAGATGATAAGACTTTTGCAGCCAAACTTCTGAGAGATACGCTGAACAACTGGGAAAACAATGAAAAGAAACTCTCCGAAAGGCTGGAAAACTGGGACCTGGAAAGAGTTGCCCTGATGGATAAAGTAATCCTGTCTACTGCAATTTCGGAACTGGATAACTTCCCTTTCACACCTTCAAGAGTCATTATCAATGAATATATTGAGATCGCTAAGGTATTTGCTACAGAACGTTCCAATATTTTCATCAACGGAATATTGGATAAATATTGTAAAGATAAAAACAGAATATAA
- a CDS encoding DUF1573 domain-containing protein — protein sequence MKKKLSIIALSIIGFGLVSCKKEQKETAGTETAVTDSANTTMSAAPGDSATVQASEVSGEAAAAKSNQPLTTIALSESNFDFGKIKKGDKVEHVYEVTNTGSNPLVISEVRPGCGCTAPDFTKEPIMPGKKGKITLHFDSSNFDGNVNKYADVFANVEKAPVKLTFTANIQP from the coding sequence ATGAAAAAGAAGTTATCAATAATCGCCTTATCTATCATAGGCTTTGGTTTAGTTTCTTGTAAGAAAGAGCAGAAAGAGACTGCGGGTACTGAAACTGCGGTTACAGATTCTGCCAACACAACAATGTCTGCTGCTCCCGGCGATTCTGCCACAGTTCAGGCATCTGAGGTTTCAGGTGAAGCTGCTGCAGCAAAATCCAATCAGCCTCTAACAACGATTGCCTTATCTGAAAGCAACTTCGATTTCGGTAAAATCAAAAAAGGAGACAAAGTAGAGCATGTATATGAAGTAACCAATACGGGAAGCAATCCTTTGGTTATTTCCGAAGTAAGACCGGGATGCGGATGTACTGCTCCGGACTTTACCAAAGAACCTATTATGCCTGGTAAAAAAGGGAAAATCACATTACATTTCGATTCTTCCAATTTTGACGGGAATGTGAACAAATATGCAGACGTTTTTGCCAATGTGGAAAAAGCTCCGGTAAAATTAACGTTCACCGCTAACATCCAACCATAA